One window of the Solanum stenotomum isolate F172 chromosome 11, ASM1918654v1, whole genome shotgun sequence genome contains the following:
- the LOC125844877 gene encoding uncharacterized protein LOC125844877: MVSDQEIARGVEILLRQSDPNAVTSLNGVVQQLGAKLGQDLSHKAEFISDQISLLRSQPPQLISPPLMVKDHFTLLNHPQFANTQAQQQFYSHFALQQQHHHNQQQQLYFQHHVPPLLSPQQQHRQPPSLQPQVQIQAPAPVVVRTAAAPAQHASSNVAYVPKESATSGTKRRGGPGGLNKVCGVSPELQAIVGQPTMPRTEIVKQLWVYIRKHNLQDPGNKRKIICNDALRALFETDCTDMFKMNKLLAKHITALDPSKQADQAKRLKVEADSVATKVEQPVSSTVTISDALAKFFGSEEKEILQTDAVKRIWEYIKLNQLEDPVNSTMIVCDAKLQELLQCESISATELPERLAGRHFV, from the exons ATGGTGTCGGACCAGGAAATAGCTAGAGGTGTTGAGATTTTGCTCCGTCAATCGGACCCTAACGCCGTTACATCGTTAAATGGCGTCGTACAACAGCTCGGAGCAAAACTTGGACAGGACCTTTCACATAAAGCGGAGTTTATCAGTGATCAGATCAGTCTTCTCCGATCACAGCCACCGCAGCTTATTTCTCCTCCGTTGATGGTTAAAGACCATTTTACCCTCCTGAACCACCCACAATTTGCTAATACTCAAGCTCAACAACagttttattctcattttgcccttcaacaacaacatcatcataacCAGCAACAGCAGCTCTACTTTCAGCACCATGTACCTCCACTGCTGTCTCCGCAGCAGCAGCACCGGCAACCACCGTCACTGCAACCGCAAGTGCAGATACAAGCTCCGGCGCCGGTGGTGGTGAGAACAGCTGCTGCTCCAGCTCAACATGCGTCGTCAAATGTCGCTTATGTCCCTAAGGAAAG TGCTACTTCTGGAACAAAAAGGAGAGGTGGACCAGGTGGTCTTAACAAAGTCTGTGGTGTTTCACCTGAACTTCAGGCTATTGTTGGTCAACCCACAATGCCCAGGACAGAG ATTGTGAAGCAGCTGTGGGTGTACATCAGGAAACACAACTTACAGGATCCTGGTAACAAGCGAAAGATTATCTGCAACGATGCTCTGCGAGCACTCTTTGAAACAGACTGCACCGATATGTTCAAGATGAATAAGCTGCTGGCTAAACATATCACGGCACTCGATCCTTCAA AACAAGCTGATCAAGCTAAAAGATTGAAGGTTGAAGCTGATTCTGTGGCTACTAAGGTTGAACAACCTGTCTCATCCACTGTTACAATATCTGATGCGCTCGCCAAATTTTTTGGAAGTGAAGAAAAGGAGATTCTCCAAACAGATGCTGTGAAACGTATTTGGGAGTATATAAAGCTTAACCAACTTGAG GATCCTGTGAATTCTACGATGATCGTGTGTGACGCAAAGCTTCAGGAACTCCTTCAATGTGAAAGCATTTCGGCCACAGAATTACCTGAGAGGCTGGCAGGTCGTCATTTTGTCTAG
- the LOC125844886 gene encoding uncharacterized protein LOC125844886 encodes MSSLNIFPSTLISNKKFPIIFQEKNSQFSLHRKKKLQLLHDQKYVSSFIQLNQVSSKRNCLLYPLKCNKSDNSENNNPEEDPKAMETVQKLYKALKNKNLIELSDIIGEECRCISNVASSLQTFYGKEQVIDFFKSIIKLLGNNFEIVFKPTTHDGTDVGVAWKLECSDTHIPIVKGFGFYHCHYYKGRMMIRNVEMIMEPLLQIEPLRLKISSFLLRTIQKMTPNILKGKMKEAMKILLMILLFVALLYLIKNFM; translated from the exons atgagttCACTAAATATTTTCCCTTCTACCTTAATCTCTAATAAAAAATTCCCAATaattttccaagaaaaaaaCTCCCAATTTTCGCTCCATCGAAAAAAGAAACTACAACTTCTTCATGACCAAAAATATGTTTCTAGTTTTATTCAATTAAACCAAGTTTCATCCAAAAGAAATTGCCTATTATACCCTTTGAAATGTAATAAATCAGATAATTCAGAAAATAATAATCCAGAAGAAGACCCAAAAGCTATGGAAACAGTACAAAAACTTTATAAAgcacttaaaaataaaaatcttattGAATTGTCTGATATAATTGGAGAAGAATGTAGATGTATTAGCAATGTTGCCTCCTCTTTACAAACTTTCTATGGCAAGGAG CAAGTAATAGATTTCTTCAAATCAATCATAAAGCTCCTAGGGAATAACTTTGAGATTGTTTTCAAACCAACTACACATGATGGAACAGATGTTGGGGTTGCTTGGAAACTAG AATGCAGTGACACTCATATTCCTATTGTGAAAGGTTTCGGATTCTATCATTGCCATTATTACAAGGGTCGTATGATGATAAG GAATGTGGAGATGATCATGGAGCCACTCCTTCAAATTGAGCCACTTAGATTG AAAATATCATCCTTCCTTTTGAGAACAATTCAAAAGATGACTCCAAATATTTTGAAGGGGAAGATGAAAGAGGCAATGAAAATTTTGTTAATGATTCTACTATTTGTAGCTTTGCTGTATTTGATTAAGAACTTCATGTAA